DNA from Aggregatimonas sangjinii:
CGCCGATAAAATGTCCGGTATTCGTATGAAGAGTAGACCAGCATTCTATTATTTGGTAGCCCATGAGTTGAGCTAGTCGAAGAATTTTAATGAATAGTAATCAGAGCCACCTTTATTGCGTGGCTCTTTTTTTGGATAGTACTGTACATCTAAAAATTAGCTTTGGAGCGACAAGACCTGCCTCCGTCAGTCAGGGACAAGTTCACGTTTCAAGTTCAAAAAAGTTATGGTTCAGCGTAAGAAGTTGCTGGTTTTTTAATTTTCATCCAACATCCAACATCCAACATCCAACATCCAACATCCAACATCCAACATCTAATTCCGTACCCCCTTCACATTCATCTGCAGCGTAAACACCGAGTCCATTGCGGTTATGAACAAGAGGTCTTGATTTGGCCCCCCAAAAGTAACGTTGGCCGTCCATTTTTTCCCGGTGGGAATATGTTCTATTTGCTTTCCATTCTTATCGAATACGGTAACGCCATCCCCGGTCAGGTAGACATTTCCTTGATTGTCAATCGTCATTCCATCGGAACCCAGCTCGCAAAATAATGTCCCTTCCGATAGCATTCCATCTTCCAATATTTCGTAGGAGTACGTTTTATTGTTTCCCCTGTCCGAAACAAAAAGAGTTTTACCATCGGCACTACCAATAATGCCGTTAGGCCTGGCAAAATCATCTATCACTACTTTAATGTTGCCCATATCGGGGGAAATATAATATACCTGTTCTTTTTTCATTGCACTTTCACTACGTTCCCAATAAGGTCTTTGATAATAAGGATCGGTAAAATAAATGCCACCGTTCGGGTCGACCCAAAGATCGTTGGGTCCGTTAAGGTCGAGGCCTTCGAATTGTTCCCAGAGTACCGTAACGTTCTTATCGGAATCGATACGCCACAATTGAAATTTCTCATCGGCACAAGCGAGAAGATTTCCTTCGTGATCGAAATAAAGTCCGTTTGCGCGTCCGGAGGGCTGCATAAATACTGAAACCCCTTCGTCGGGAGACCATTTCAAGATTCGGTTGTTCGGTTGATCTGTAAAAAAGACATTACCCTCGGCATCTACCGCAGGCCCCTCCGTAAAGGTATAATCATCGGCGACCAGAACGAGTTCGGCACCTTCGGCAATGATATCGGAATGTTGGCTTTGACAAGCGGCAGAAGACATGAGAAGAGCCACCAAGGGTATAAATGTAATTTTTAGATTTAAAGTCATAAGAATCATTTAGTGTTTTCCTTCCATCCCGGTCCACGAACTACTCTGCCGGGTAAAGCACCTGTATGTTCGCCTTTTTCTAGGACGGGAGTGCCGTTTACCAATACGTATTGCATTCCAGTGGCGTATTGGTGTGGTTTTTCGAAAGTGGCATTGTCGGTTATGGTATTTGCATCGAAGATAGTAATATCGGCATAGTACCCTTCTTTAAGGGCACCCCGTTTCTTTAGTTTAAGATTGGTGGCAGGGAGTGTGGTCAGCTTATATATGGCCTCCTCTAATGAAAGTACCTTTTCTTCTCGCACGTATTTTCCCAAAAGTCGCGCAAAAGAGCCATACGCCCGGGGATGTGTACTTTGTTCCAAAAATACACCTTCATTGGTGTAGGAACCGGCATCGGAGCAAATAGACATATACGGAAGGGCCAATTTTTTCTTTATGTTTTCTTCCGACATCGAAAAATAAACCACTTGTATGCGGCTGTCGTCTTCACGAATAAGATCGACAATAGTTTCCGCAGGCGAAATATTGCGCTCCTTGGCAATATCGGCCAGCGTTTTTCCGATGTTGGTGCGCATTGCTTTGTTCCGAAAACCGACCATAAGAATATTTTCTGGCGGTACGTGAAAATCGACCTCCTTGATCATTTGTTCCCTCTTCTCTTGTTGACCGATAAGCTTCATGGTCGCGGCATGTCCGCCTTCCTTGGCCCATGCTGGGAGTAGTACATTCAATCCGGTCGAGCTCGCATTGTACATATACATGTCGGTCGTTATGGGCAACCCTCTTTTTCGAGCGGTCTCAACAAGGGAAATGGCGGAATCCAATAAGTGCCAATTCGCATCGCCGGATGCCTTAAAATGATAGATTTCGGCTGCTATGTTCGCTTTTTCGGAAATGGTGATCAGTTCATTTACCGCTTCGAGCAAATCCCCTTCCTCATCGCGAATGTGGGATATGTACATCCCGTCATATTTCGAGACCTCTTTGGCCAATTCAATAATTTCATCGGTTGTCGCATGGCCACTGGGCACGTATATCAGAGAAGTAGAAAGACCTACTGCCCCTTCTTCCATAGCTTCTCGCGTCAGGCGTTTCATGGTTTCCATTTCCGCATCGGTAGGTGGCCTGTTCTCGTAACCAATCGTATGTTTTCGTAAGGTGGCATTTCCGATAAAGGAAGCAATATTCGTAGAAACGCCTTTATTTTCAAGGTATTCAAGATACTCGCCAAGCGTAGACCATTCGATATCGTAAGTTAGGGTAGACTGGCCCGCTTTCATATCTTCCTTCATAGCATCGTTTAAAGGACCCATTGAATTTCCCTCACCAAGTACTTCCAAGGTCACCCCTTGCCTGATATCGCCCTGTGATCTACCGTCGACGATGAGCGATTCATTGGCCCAGCTCAGCATATTGATGAACCCTGGCGCGACGGTGAGTCCTGTGGCATCAATTATCGAACGACCTTTTGCATCATCTAATTTCCCGATAGCCGCAATCGTATCGGCATTGATGCCGATGTCCCCTTGATAGGCTTTTTCGCCGGAGCCATCCAAAATCTCACCGTTTTTGATCAGCACATCGAAGGTGGTCGCAGGACCGGTACAGCCGATAATCAGAAGGCATAACGGTAGCACGTACTTTAAGATGACAATTTTCATTTCAAATTAGTATTAGAAGTTTCTAAATATAGTTAAAATAGAATAATGGACATTTACTCCATACAAGCAACGCACCATAAGCCGACGTATTCGTATTTTTGATCAAATTTTAAGGATGAATTCCAGGGAAGAACAACTCAAAGCTTTTGACCGCTTACTCACCATCATGGACGAACTACGTGCGCAATGCCCGTGGGACAAGAAGCAAACGATGCAAAGCTTACGCCATTTGACCATCGAGGAAACCTATGAACTGGGTGACGCTATTTTGGAGAATGATTTGGAGGAAGTAAAAAAGGAACTTGGCGATGTGCTGCTTCACCTTGTTTTTTATGCCAAAATAGGCAGTGAGACAAACGATTTTGATATTGCCGATGTCTGCAATGATATCTGTGAAAAGCTCATCAATCGTCATCCGCATATTTATGGAGACGTTACCGTAGCCGACGAGGAAGACGTAAAGCGAAATTGGGAGAATATAAAATTATCAGAGGGTAAGAAAAGTGTTTTGGAGGGCGTGCCGAACAGCTTGCCGGCTTTGGTAAAGGCCAATAGGATTCAGGACAAGGTCGCAGGTGTAGGCTTCGATTGGGAAAGACCGGAACAGGTTTGGGAAAAAGTTCAGGAGGAGTTGGAAGAGTTTCAAGACGAGGTTAAAAAAGGCGATAGGCTAAAAATGGAAGCCGAATTCGGGGATGTACTCTTTTCTATGGTGAATTATGCCCGTTTTTTGGATATCAACCCTGAAAATGCCCTAGAGCGGACGAACAAAAAATTCATCAAACGCTTTCAGTATCTGGAAGGTAAGGCGAAAGGTATTGGAAAGTCCCTAAAGGAAATGACCTTGGCCGAGATGGATGTTTTTTGGGAGGAAGCAAAGAAACAGTAGGCGGTGGGCATTTGGCAGTACCGGATGGCATGCTCTCTTTTCTAAATCTCCGGGGTTGCCGTCAAGCCGTACGCAAATCATATTCCAAACCTATCAATCCCTAACCCTTGAATTCCGTTAAGTATTCCGATACGGCTGAAATGGGGTTCGCATAATCTGTGCAATTTACATTGCAGTCTTAAATTTTGGGTCTAAAAGCGCAGCGGTCTTACATCTTCAAAGGGATAGTGACGACTTATTTCCCGAACTTTTCTTTGTTGAATTTTTCCGATTCTCCTTTGGGAATCGATAGCGAAACCCAATCGTTACCTTTAATCATTTTACCCAATAAAACGATTTGTCCTACGTGGCTTGCATAGTGGGCTAATTGCCGATTGATAGCTTCAATAAGAGTATGCTTTTCATTGCGTATCAGTATAACGGAATCAAAATTGTCTTCATTGATTGCGTTCAGGGCATCGAAGACGCATTGCCACCCATTTTCCCAAGCATGCAGAATTTCGGTTTTGGTCGTGTAGGGATCGGTGAATTCCGTTTCGCGGTCGCGCCAGGATTTTTCACCGTCTTCGGTCAAGAAATTAGTCCACCTGCTACGCATATTGCCCACCATGTGCTTAACGATAATGGCGATGGAATTGTCCGAGTCTGAATGCGTCCAATAAAAATCCTTTTCTGAAAGCTGATCAAAAGTTTTATTGCCGAGCATCCGATATCTCTTAAACTCGAAAAAAGCACTCTTGATGTAATTCGCGGCCTGGCTCATGTGGCAATTTAGTCTCTAAAAAACTGGTTTGTTGAATATACTAAAATAAAAAATCCCAAATCCTTTAAGGACTTGGGATTTAGAATTTGGTGTATGATGCGCTATTTGTTGTCAGGCACGAAATCCAAGGCGACCCCATTGATACAATGGCGAAGCCCCGTAGGTTCCGGCCCGTCGTTAAAAACATGACCTAAGTGTCCGCCACAAGTGGCACAGTGTTCCTCGGTACGTTCATAACCGGTCTTATAATCGACATCGTAGGCCACATTGCCTTCGATCTCTTTATAAAAACTAGGCCACCCGGTACCGGAATCGAATTTGGTTTCACTCTTGAACACTGGCGTACCACAACCGGCGCAGACATAGGTGCCTTCGGCCTTATTGTCGAGTAAATCGCTAGTAAACGGACTCTCGGTTGCTGCTTCCCGCAATACGTAATACTCATCCTCGGCAAGCTCCGCCTTCCATTCCGCCTTCGTTTTAGTCACTTCAAATGAAGTTTCGGTCTTGGCTTCGGCTTTTGTCGCCATTTCCTCTTTTTGTGCATTGCCCTTACATCCCATAAATACAAGACATAAGCCTAGTACTATTTGCTTTATCATATGATTTTGTTTTTCTATTCGTCGCTTTTCGCTGCGTTTCCTTTCAAATTTAAGGCTTTTTCGAACTAATCTGCTCATCCTTTCGAAAGGAGTTTGAATTTAATGCGTGAACACACCATTCGCCAGCAGGAAACAAGGAATAAGCGCAAGGTATACCGATTTGGATTTGAATTTTTTACTCTAAATTTTCTCCATTCTCCATTCTCCATTCTCCATTCTCTTTTCTCTTTTCTCTTTTCTCCATTCTCCATTCTCTGTTCTCTGTTCTCCGCTTTCCGCATCGAACATACAACATCGAGCACCGCGCATCCAACATCCTGTATCCCGTCCTAAAAGAAAAACCCCGCTCTCATAGAAGAAAGCAAGGTTATCTCGTTTTGTATACAACGGAAAGGTCTAGTTCACTTTTACCCTTTGAACATCTTTTTCCTTCACGCCCAACAACTGCATCACCGCGTCTACATTACTTCGATCAAAACGGGACCCCTGAGCTTGCTCGGCAGGAATAATAGCAATTCGGAAGATTTGGTCATCGGTATCGGCAGCGGGCAGTGTGCCTATATCAAAATCGGCCTCAAGGAACATGGTCACGTCAAAAAAAGTATGCTCATAATTGTACTGTAAAAGTCCTTGGTCTAAAATTCGGGTCTGCGGCATTAGTCTCCAAATATCTACCGGGTCGCCATTAGTATCCTCGGTCTGGTCCCATAGTAGATAGACCAGAACGACATCGGTTTCAAAAACCTCTATTGACTGTGGAAACTCATAAAAAATACTATAATCACCGTCTGCATCAAATGTTCCCTGTATATCAACCACCTGACCTAGAATGTTAACACCATCAACACCATCCACACCATCCCTACCATCAAAACCGTCTAGTCCGTCCCGACCGGAACAGGAAATCACTAAAAGCGACAATAACATACTGAGATAAAAAATAGATTTTTTCATAATAACTGATTTAAATTTTTGGTTTCGACAATAATCCGGTCGATTGTGATGAGAGTTTCAAAAAGCGTTCCACTTTTTATTGTGAAACGCATTTTTTTCATTTTAGGTATAAAAACGAAAGGAATACCCCGCAAAAAATAGCTTATATCGCAAAGTTGTTTAGATTTGTCAAAATACCTAGCCACATGTCGAACGTTACAGTACATAGTCTTTTTTCCGAATTTGATATTTCGCTGTTTAAAGCTGGAAAACATTATAAACTTTATGAAAAACTAGGCTCACATCCGCTAATCGTCGATGGGGTAGCCGGAACCTATTTTGCGGTCTGGGCCCCTTCGGCGCGGTCCGTATCGGTCGTAGGGAACTTTAACCAATGGCAGGATAGTGAACACCGATTGCACGTCAGATGGGATGCCAGTGGTATTTGGGAAGGTTTTATTCCTAACATAGGCCACGGGGAAATTTACAAATACAAGATCTATTCGAACAATCATGGTGCCGTAACCGAAAAGGCGGACCCTTTTGGACGCTATTGCGAACATCCACCGAAAACCGCTTCGGTAATATGGGACTCCAATTACGAATGGAAGGACAAAAAGTGGATGGCCAACCGCAAGGAGAAGAATGCTTTAGACGCCCCTTATTCGGTCTATGAGGTCCATTTAGGTTCTTGGAAACGGAAAGAAGACAATACATTTCTATCCTATTCGGAACTTGCGGTTGATTTGGTGGAATACGTTAAGGAAATGGGTTTTACCCATGTCGAGTTTATGCCTATTATGGAATATCCTTACGACCCTTCTTGGGGATACCAGCTTACTGGATACTTTGCACCAACATCGCGATTTGGTGACCCGCAAGGTTTTAAGCAACTAGTCGATGCTCTCCACCAAGCCGATATTGGGGTTATTTTAGATTGGGTACCCTCTCATTTTCCGGAAGATGCGCACGGTTTAGGTTTTTTTGATGGCTCGCATCTGTACGAGCATCCCGACAGAAAAAGGGGATACCATCCCGATTGGAAAAGTCTCATATTCAACTACGGTAGAAACGAGGTACGCGCCTTCTTGATTAGTAACGCGCTATTTTGGTTGGATCAGTTTCATGCCGATGCCCTGAGGGTCGATGCGGTCGCCTCAATGATTTATTTGGATTATTCACGTGAAGATGGGGAATGGGACCCGAATATGTATGGGAACAACGAAAATCTGGAGGCGATGAGTCTTCTTCGGGAAATGAACGAGGCGGTCTACGGTATGTTTCCCGATGTACAGACCATCGCAGAGGAGTCAACGGCTTTCTCGGGCGTTTCGAGGCCTGTGCATTTGGGGGGTCTTGGTTTTGGTATGAAATGGATGATGGGTTGGATGCACGATACACTCGAGTATTTCAAGAAAGAACCCGTTTACCGTAAGCATCATCAAAACGATCTGACTTTCAGTATGACCTATGCATTCACCGAAAATTTTATGTTACCCTTTTCACACGATGAGGTGGTATACGGCAAACAATCGTTGGTATATCGCATGCCTGGGGATGAATGGCAACGTTTTGCCAATCTTAGGGTACTTTTTGGCTATATGTTCACCCACCCAGGAACCAACCTTATTTTTATGGGCGGGGAATTCGGACAGACCTCTGAATGGAATTTTCAACAAAGCCTTGATTGGCATTTGACCCAATACGATGGGCATTCCGGTATTCAAGAAACTATAAAAGACTTGAATAAATTATACAAAAGGTTGCCCGCGCTACATGAGAAACAGTTCAGTAGCGAAGGTTTTCAATGGATAGACTATGGCGATCACGAAAATTCGGTCTTAACGTACATCAGAAAAGGGAACGAGCCTAAGAATGATATTTATATTGCCTTGAACCTGACGCCGGTACCCCGCGAGAACTATCGTATCGGACTACCGAAAAAATCCGGGCAGGTTAAGGAAATCTTCAACAGTGACGCTAAAAAATATGGTGGCTCCGGAATGTCGAGTGCTATTTCTAAATTGACTGCAAAAGAATGGCATGGGCATAAAAAATCTATCGAAATTACCATCCCGCCTTTGAGTATTGTCATTTTTAAATAGAATTGACCGATAAAAATGCAAATTTTATCAAATGTTGCATGGCTGGTTTCGTAAATGAATTCTAATGTGTTTCTTTTGTTGTGGTTAAAAAATTGCTCCTATGATTACCAATACCGAACTTGAATACAAGGGTAACCTATACCCCAACCAAATCGTCGATTTTTCACAAGACGTAGATAAACTATATTTTACCTCTGAAAATGGTGTGGTGCTGCAAATAACGGTACTACGCAATAGTGCGCTACGGTTTCGCTACGCGACCGAGTACAACTTCGAGCCCGACTTTTCCTATGCCATTAGTGAAAAAGGCATTCGAGGGTACGACAAATTGGTTGTTTCCGAAACGAAGACCGAATATCTATTGGAAACGATTCGGATGAAGATACTGGTCGATAAAAAAACCATGCGTATCCAGATTTCGGACCCGGAAGGAAACATCATCAACGAAGATGAAATAGGTTTTCATTGGGAGGAGAACTATGAGTATGGTGGCAATACCGTGAAAATGAGCAAAATCACCCAAACTGGCGAGAGTTTTTACGGTTTGGGCGATAAGGCGATGCATTCCAATCTCAAGGGCAAACGCGTGAGCAATTGGGTAACCGATCAATACGCCTATGGTAAAGATCAGGACCCTTTGTACAAGGCCGTTCCTTTTTATGTAGGGTTGACGGAAAATAAGGCATACGGAATCTTTTTCGACAATACGTTCAAGACCCATTTCGATTTTGCGCACGAGCGTCGTAATACGACCAGTTTTTGGGCCGATGGAGGCGAAATGAATTATTATTTCATCTACGGCCCGGATGTTTCGAAGGTAGTACGCCTATATACCGATCTCACAGGAAAACCAGAACTTCCTCCTTTATGGGCCTTAGGATTTCAACAATCGAAATGGAGTTATTTTCCCGAGAGTAATGTGAAGGAAATCGCCAAGAAATTCAGGGATTTGAACATTCCCTGCGATGCGATTTATTTGGATATCGATTATATGGATGGTTTTCGCTGTTTCACTTGGGACAAAACGAAATTTCCAGACCCAAAACGAATGATTTCCGAGCTCGAGGAAGACGGCTTCAAGACGGTGGTCATGATCGATCCGGGAATTAAAGTGGATCGTGACTACTGGGTGTACCAAGAGGCCATGGAGAACGACTACTTTTGTAAACGTGGCGATGGGCCTTACATGAACGGTAAAGTATGGCCAGGAAAATGCAATTTCCCTGATTTTACCAATCCCGAAGTGCGTCAGTGGTGGGCGGAATTATACAAGGAATTTATGACCGAGCTGGGCGTACACGCCGTTTGGAACGATATGAACGAACCTGCCGTGATGGAAGTTCCTTCGAAAACCGCGCCTTTGGATACGCGCCACTACTACGAGGGGAATCCGACGACACATCGCAAGGCCCATAATATCTACGGCATGCAAATGGTGAGGGCAACATATAACGGTGTTAAAAAGCATTCGTACCCCAAACGTCCTTTTGTCATTACCAGGGCGGCCTATTCCGGAACCCAACGTTATGCGTGCACGTGGACGGGCGATAACGTGGCCACATGGGAGCATTTGTGGCTCGCCAACGTGCAGATGCAGCGCATGTGCATGAGCGGCTATTCGTTCGTCGGTTCCGATATCGGTGGTTTTGCAGAGCAACCCAACGGCGAACTGTTCGCAAGATGGATTCAACTCGGTATTTTTCATCCTTTTTGTAGAGTACACTCAAGTGGCGACCACGGTGATCAAGAACCATGGTCTTTCGATAGTGGCGTAACGGACGTAGTACGTAAATTTATTGAATTACGGTACCAATTGTTGCCTTATCTCTATACCATGTTCTATGAGTATTCGAACAATGGTATCGCCATGCTCAAGTCTTTGGTCATGTTCGATCAAGAAGACCCACAGACGCATTTCAGGACCGATGAATTTATTTTTGGGCACCAAATTTTGGTCTGTCCGATACAGGAGCCTAATGCCCAAGGCCGAAGAATGTATGTACCTAGGGGCAACTGGTATAATTTCTGGACAGATGAATTGATCAAAGGCGGTCGGGAAATGTGGGTAGATGCCGATATTGATAGTATTCCTTTATTTGTGAAGGAAGGTGCAATGATTCCGAAATACCCGGTGCAACAGTATGTAGGGGAAAAGGATATCGACCAATTGCGAATCGAAGTCTATTATAAAAATGGAATAGAGAATTCTACGGTGTACGAAGATGGCCAAGATGGCTATGACTACACCAAAGGGCGCTATAGCTTGCGTAATTTTAAACTACAGGGAAAACCGGCCCAATTGTCCATTCAGCAATATAAGGATGGTACGTTCGTAACGGACTATGAAACCATCGAATTCAAGTTTCATGGTTTGTCATTTGAAATTGGTGGCATAGAGATTGATAGTGAAAAGGTGAGTTTAGAGGACGTAAAATACGGCGAGGACCTCTCCATTCAAGTGAGCAAAAACTTTACGGTATTGCGTGTTCTCGGAAAATGATTTTTTTGTACTTTGACCGGACAAAATTATAGATAATGAAAAAAGGACTTTTAATTATAGCTATTTTTCTAGGAGTTACGGCTTGTAAAACAAATCCGTTTACAGGAAAGAGCACTTTGAACTTTTTCCCTAATAGTCAGATTTTCCCGACTGCCTTTGCACAATATGATCAGTTCTTAACGGAAAATAAGGTAGTAAAAGGTGGAGAAGATGCCGCGACCATCAAAAAAGTGGGGCAACGCATATCTTCTGCTGCTGAAAGATGGTTGACGGCCAATGGGTACGCCGGATATCTGAAAGACTACCAATGGGAATACAATCTGGTACAGGACGAAAATGTAAACGCTTGGTGTATGCCCGGTGGTAAAATCGTTTTCTATACGGGTATATTGCCCATTACGCAGACCGAGACCGGTATTGCCGTGGTCATGGGACACGAAGTGGCGCATGCCTTGGCGGACCACGGGGCACAGCGTATGAGTGCAGGAACCTTACAACAGTTGGGTGCAGTCGCCGGTAACATCGCCATAAAGGACGAGCGTACCAGAAATACCTTCAATCAGGCGTATGGTCTTGGTTCTACCGTTGGGCTCATGTTACCCTTTAGCCGAAGTCACGAGACCGAGGCAGACCGTATAGGTTTGCAGATTATGGCCATAGCCGGTTATGATCCCGCCGAAGCCTCCGAGCTCTGGAAACGAATGAAAGCTAAAAGTGGTGGTCAAGCTCCCCCGGAGTTTTTGAGTACGCACCCTTCTAACGATACACGTATCGCCAATCTGGCCAGCTGGGCACCAGCCGCTCGGGAAGAGGCGAAAAAATTCGGGGTTACCACCTTCAAATAGTAAATTCAAAGACATATTGCGTATATTTAAAACCGTTCACATAGTTGAGCGGTTTTTATTTTAAAGCGCATGGCGAAAACAGTTGCGGTAAAAGGAAGTAAGAAGTTACTGAATGCTTGGGCTTTTTACGATTGGGCCAACTCGGTCTATACGCTTACCATCGCCTCCTCAATATTCCCCATATTTTATTCTTCATTGTTCGCTACTGACGAAGAGTTGGTTTCGGCATTTGGTTATGAGATGAAGCAAACCGTGCTCATTTCGGTGATAACCGCCTTTACATTTTTGGTAGTTGCAATTTTGTCACCGCTACTTTCCGGAATCGCCGATTATGTGGGGAATAAGAAAAACTTTATGCAATTCTTCTGCTATATGGGCAGTTTTGGTTGTATTGGGCTGTATTGGTTCGATTTGGATTTCATTCATACCAGTCTTTTGTTCTATTTTATGGGCTTGTTGGGTTACTGGGGAAGTCTTGTCTTTTACAACTCTTATTTACCCGATATCGCCTATGAGGAACAACAGGATGCCATTAGTGCAAAGGGGTTTTCCTTGGGTTATTTTGGAAGCGTGCTTTTGCTGGTGCTGAATTTAGCCATGGTGATGAAACCGGAGTGGTTCGGTTTTGATATCGGCCTTACGGAACAGGAAAATAATCTGGCAAAAGTAAGGGCGATGAAGGTTTCCTTCATAACGGTCGGCCTTTGGTGGGCCCTTTTTAGCCAATATACGTTTATGGTGCTGCCCAAAGGTGTTTCTTCAGGACATAAGGTTAATAAGGATGTCGTTTTCAACGGATTTCGAGAATTGAAATCCGTATGGACACAACTGAAAGGCAATTTAAGACTCAAACGCTATTTAAATGCCTTCTTCGTATTCAGTATGGCGGTACAGACCATCATGTTGATGGCTGTTTATTTTGGTGAAAAGGAAGTAGCCTGGGCCGATGATGGGGAAAAGACCACCGGTCTTATTATCAGTATTCTCGTCATTCAGTTAGTGGCCATTCTGGGTGCTATCATCACTTCTAAGATATCGGCCAAAATCGGAAACATAAAAACGCTGATTTTGGTCAATGCCATTTGGATGTGTCTCTGCTTTTATGCCTTTTTTATGGTTACGCCAATGCAATTTTATATAGCCGCGGGATTGGTAGGGCTGGTTATGGGTGGGGTTCAAGCTTTGGCACGCTCTACTTATTCAAAATTTTTACCGGATACGGAAGACACCACATCGTACTTTAGCTTTTATGATGTTGCCGAAAAAATAGGTATCGTTATTGGTATGGTCATTTTTGCAGTCGTCGACCAGATCAGCACCATGAGATACGCCATTCTATTCTTATTCGTATTCTTTTTGATGGGAATTCTTTTGTTATTGCGCGTCCCGCAAAAAGAAAAAGCCCCTTTGACGAAAGAGGCTTGATTTTGCTGTAAAGGGTATTTCGATTGATGGCTAAACTCCCTATCCCTTTGTAATATCCCCAGACCCGGAGGCCTTCGTGTCTACTTTTGAAGGATTACCACGATAACTAATGTCACCAGAACCGGAAACCCGTGCTTTAAGCATTTTGTTGGCAGTAACCTTAATATCGGCAGAGCCTGAAATGGTGGCGTCTACATTGTCGGCCTGCAGGTCATAAGCCTTTATGTCTCCAGAACCTGAAATGCTGACCTCGAAATCTTTGGCGGAACCACTCAGGTTAATATCCCCTGAACCTGACATGGAAGTATCCAATGCATCGCACTCGATCGCCAAGGTAATGTCGCCCGAGCCCGACATCGCTGTTTTAAAGTTTCTAGCCTTTAGTGTCGTCTTGCCCACGATATCGCCGGAACCGGATAATTTCACCGCCTCGATATTTTCCACAGGAACGGTAATGCGAATCCCATCCTCCCACGAGGAAGGTCTCAAATTCACTCCTTTTTTTACTTTGATGTTCAACTGGCCGTCCTTCACCTCGGTGATAATATATTCCAATAGATTCGATTCTCCTTCCAAAGTAAGTTCACCTTCATTACCATCAACCAGGTCTACATCGAACCAACCTGCCAGCGCTACCCCGTCGTAGTCGCCAACACTTCGGTTTATTGAGACGTTATTTCCGTCTCCTTTAATTTTTTTGCCCCACTGTGCTGTGCAGGAAGCTGTTATCATTAGTACTAAACTTAGGCTCAATAGTTTTTTCATGATGAATGATTTTAGTGTTGTCCCGGTCATTTCGGAACTTGTTGATTAGTTGCCAAGAATCTATTTCCGGGCGATATTTAATTCTGATTTAATTTTTATGGAATGAAACGCCACCATAGTCGCTGGAAATGGATACTGAATTTCCAGTG
Protein-coding regions in this window:
- a CDS encoding MFS transporter, whose amino-acid sequence is MAKTVAVKGSKKLLNAWAFYDWANSVYTLTIASSIFPIFYSSLFATDEELVSAFGYEMKQTVLISVITAFTFLVVAILSPLLSGIADYVGNKKNFMQFFCYMGSFGCIGLYWFDLDFIHTSLLFYFMGLLGYWGSLVFYNSYLPDIAYEEQQDAISAKGFSLGYFGSVLLLVLNLAMVMKPEWFGFDIGLTEQENNLAKVRAMKVSFITVGLWWALFSQYTFMVLPKGVSSGHKVNKDVVFNGFRELKSVWTQLKGNLRLKRYLNAFFVFSMAVQTIMLMAVYFGEKEVAWADDGEKTTGLIISILVIQLVAILGAIITSKISAKIGNIKTLILVNAIWMCLCFYAFFMVTPMQFYIAAGLVGLVMGGVQALARSTYSKFLPDTEDTTSYFSFYDVAEKIGIVIGMVIFAVVDQISTMRYAILFLFVFFLMGILLLLRVPQKEKAPLTKEA
- a CDS encoding head GIN domain-containing protein, with product MKKLLSLSLVLMITASCTAQWGKKIKGDGNNVSINRSVGDYDGVALAGWFDVDLVDGNEGELTLEGESNLLEYIITEVKDGQLNIKVKKGVNLRPSSWEDGIRITVPVENIEAVKLSGSGDIVGKTTLKARNFKTAMSGSGDITLAIECDALDTSMSGSGDINLSGSAKDFEVSISGSGDIKAYDLQADNVDATISGSADIKVTANKMLKARVSGSGDISYRGNPSKVDTKASGSGDITKG